The following coding sequences are from one Solea solea chromosome 11, fSolSol10.1, whole genome shotgun sequence window:
- the LOC131468558 gene encoding tumor protein p53-inducible nuclear protein 2 isoform X3 has protein sequence MFQRLSNLLFGEVEEVAAELKGPNPCVTEADEEGWMLVNLPEGATAEASPMEDLLIEHPSMSVYVSPNNSSMVSNGNLSVVGEESVVSLASSMSRVTEPAAAPATRTTMPTRVSRGAAAQAGALAKVTQVARVQRSKARIERRHLGRNRIQRQNRTREQVPRHAAHVRNTFLHQPSKRNVCH, from the exons ATGTTCCAGCGTCTGAGCAACCTGTTGTttggggaggtggaggaagtGGCAGCCGAGCTGAAGGGACCCAACCCCTGTGTGACGGAGGCTGACGAGGAGGGATGGATGCTCGTCAATCTGCCTG AAGGCGCCACGGCCGAGGCCAGCCCGATGGAGGACCTGCTCATCGAGCACCCCAGCATGTCTGTGTACGTGTCGCCAAACAATTCGTCCATGGTCTCCAACGGCAACctgtctgtggtgggagaggaGAGCGTGGTCAGCCTGGCGAGCAGCATGAG CAGAGTGACTGAGCCAGCCGCTGCCCCCGCCACCCGCACCACCATGCCCACCAGGGTGAGCCGTGGAGCAGCTGCCCAGGCTGGAGCCCTGGCTAAGGTCACCCAAGTGGCCAGGGTCCAGCGTAGCAAAGCTCGCATTGAGAGGCGCCATCTGGGCCGCAACCGCATCCAACGCCAAAACCGCACCAGGGAGCAGGTGCCACGTCACGCAGCCCACGTCAGAAACACCTTCCTTCACCAGCCCAGCAAGCGTAACGTCTGCCACTGA
- the LOC131468558 gene encoding tumor protein p53-inducible nuclear protein 2 isoform X1 has translation MFQRLSNLLFGEVEEVAAELKGPNPCVTEADEEGWMLVNLPGGSDCMLRAEGETGAPPIARSTPDSSLSHHQDTHARTECLTPIPHPSRKRRRTYKGQARIAVASSNPLSFTRASPSVTLPRRARLSTPSSTPSMSPGSGSECGSSGGSSKAGSERGCMDESWFVTPPPCFTAEGATAEASPMEDLLIEHPSMSVYVSPNNSSMVSNGNLSVVGEESVVSLASSMSRVTEPAAAPATRTTMPTRVSRGAAAQAGALAKVTQVARVQRSKARIERRHLGRNRIQRQNRTREQVPRHAAHVRNTFLHQPSKRNVCH, from the exons ATGTTCCAGCGTCTGAGCAACCTGTTGTttggggaggtggaggaagtGGCAGCCGAGCTGAAGGGACCCAACCCCTGTGTGACGGAGGCTGACGAGGAGGGATGGATGCTCGTCAATCTGCCTG GAGGGTCTGACTGCATGTTGCGGGCAGAGGGTGAGACCGGAGCACCGCCGATTGCACGTTCAACCCCCGACAGTAGCCTTTCCCATCATCAAGACACACATGCAAGGACTGAGTGTCTGACCCCTATTCCCCACCCGTCTCGCAAGCGCCGTAGGACATATAAAGGTCAGGCGCGGATTGCGGTGGCATCATCGAACCCTCTGTCTTTCACTAGAGCTAGCCCATCAGTGACCCTGCCAAGGCGGGCCAGACTGTCCACACCCTCGTCCACCCCGTCAATGTCCCCTGGCTCTGGGAGTGAGTGTGGGAGCAGTGGGGGTAGCAGTAAGGCAGGATCAGAGAGAGGCTGCATGGATGAGAGCTGGTTTGTCACCCCTCCCCCCTGTTTCACTGCAGAAGGCGCCACGGCCGAGGCCAGCCCGATGGAGGACCTGCTCATCGAGCACCCCAGCATGTCTGTGTACGTGTCGCCAAACAATTCGTCCATGGTCTCCAACGGCAACctgtctgtggtgggagaggaGAGCGTGGTCAGCCTGGCGAGCAGCATGAG CAGAGTGACTGAGCCAGCCGCTGCCCCCGCCACCCGCACCACCATGCCCACCAGGGTGAGCCGTGGAGCAGCTGCCCAGGCTGGAGCCCTGGCTAAGGTCACCCAAGTGGCCAGGGTCCAGCGTAGCAAAGCTCGCATTGAGAGGCGCCATCTGGGCCGCAACCGCATCCAACGCCAAAACCGCACCAGGGAGCAGGTGCCACGTCACGCAGCCCACGTCAGAAACACCTTCCTTCACCAGCCCAGCAAGCGTAACGTCTGCCACTGA
- the LOC131468558 gene encoding tumor protein p53-inducible nuclear protein 2 isoform X2 produces MFQRLSNLLFGEVEEVAAELKGPNPCVTEADEEGWMLVNLPGGSDCMLRAEGETGAPPIARSTPDSSLSHHQDTHARTECLTPIPHPSRKRRRTYKGQARIAVASSNPLSFTRASPSVTLPRRARLSTPSSTPSMSPGSGKGATAEASPMEDLLIEHPSMSVYVSPNNSSMVSNGNLSVVGEESVVSLASSMSRVTEPAAAPATRTTMPTRVSRGAAAQAGALAKVTQVARVQRSKARIERRHLGRNRIQRQNRTREQVPRHAAHVRNTFLHQPSKRNVCH; encoded by the exons ATGTTCCAGCGTCTGAGCAACCTGTTGTttggggaggtggaggaagtGGCAGCCGAGCTGAAGGGACCCAACCCCTGTGTGACGGAGGCTGACGAGGAGGGATGGATGCTCGTCAATCTGCCTG GAGGGTCTGACTGCATGTTGCGGGCAGAGGGTGAGACCGGAGCACCGCCGATTGCACGTTCAACCCCCGACAGTAGCCTTTCCCATCATCAAGACACACATGCAAGGACTGAGTGTCTGACCCCTATTCCCCACCCGTCTCGCAAGCGCCGTAGGACATATAAAGGTCAGGCGCGGATTGCGGTGGCATCATCGAACCCTCTGTCTTTCACTAGAGCTAGCCCATCAGTGACCCTGCCAAGGCGGGCCAGACTGTCCACACCCTCGTCCACCCCGTCAATGTCCCCTGGCTCTGGGA AAGGCGCCACGGCCGAGGCCAGCCCGATGGAGGACCTGCTCATCGAGCACCCCAGCATGTCTGTGTACGTGTCGCCAAACAATTCGTCCATGGTCTCCAACGGCAACctgtctgtggtgggagaggaGAGCGTGGTCAGCCTGGCGAGCAGCATGAG CAGAGTGACTGAGCCAGCCGCTGCCCCCGCCACCCGCACCACCATGCCCACCAGGGTGAGCCGTGGAGCAGCTGCCCAGGCTGGAGCCCTGGCTAAGGTCACCCAAGTGGCCAGGGTCCAGCGTAGCAAAGCTCGCATTGAGAGGCGCCATCTGGGCCGCAACCGCATCCAACGCCAAAACCGCACCAGGGAGCAGGTGCCACGTCACGCAGCCCACGTCAGAAACACCTTCCTTCACCAGCCCAGCAAGCGTAACGTCTGCCACTGA